A portion of the Salmo trutta chromosome 1, fSalTru1.1, whole genome shotgun sequence genome contains these proteins:
- the LOC115189472 gene encoding phospholipase ABHD3 isoform X2, which yields MFLVKTPVLVCSDAFRVFLQRHCPVVAEPFSPTPWCWGGRLQTLVRVLIKSSPQVDYRNELIRTADGGQISLDWVDNGDSAAYPECYSRPTVLILPGLTGNSRQTYVLHAVSQATRRGYRCVVFNNRGFGGEELLTPVTFCAADTSDLERVVLHVRELFPQAPLLGTGVSLGGMLLLNYLARKGSDAGLVAGLTMSVSWDTLESCASLEQPINRLIFNRHLASNLCQAINRHRKMLETVVDVDHVLKARTIREFDERYTSVMFGYKSCLDYYQEASPNYKLPRTTVPILCLNAADDPFSPKHALPVALAKRLPNVALLVTSHGGHIGYLEGLYPRGEGYMDRLFGQFIQAAFDHPGDLKGACSIKEDLLD from the exons ATGTTTCTTGTCAAG aCACCGGTCCTGGTGTGTAGCGATGCATTCCGTGTGTTCCTACAGAGGCACTGTCCCGTGGTGGCTGAGCCCTTCAGCCCTACTCCCTGGTGCTGGGGCGGCCGGCTGCAGACACTGGTCAGAGTGCTCATCAAGTCCAGCCCCCAGGTCGACTACAGGAA TGAGTTGATCAGGACAGCTGACGGAGGTCAGATCTCTCTGGACTGGGTAGATAACGGGGACAGCGCTGCCTACCCAGAATGCTACTCTCGTCCCACAGTGCTCATCCTGCCGGGCCTCACAGGGAACAGTCGTCAGACCTACGTCCTCCACGCCGTCAGCCAAGCCACTCGCCGCGGATACAG ATGTGTGGTCTTCAACAATAGAGGGTTTGGAGGAGAAGAACTACTG aCCCCAGTGACCTTCTGTGCGGCGGACACCTCGGACCTGGAGCGGGTGGTCCTCCATGTCAGGGAACTCTTCCCACAAGCCCCTCTGCTGGGCACTGGCGTGTCTCTGGGAGG CATGCTCTTGTTGAACTACCTGGCTCGTAAGGGTAGTGATGCAGGGCTTGTTGCCGGCCTCACAATGTCTGTCAGCTGGGACACGCTGGAGTCCTGTGCCTCGCTGGAACAACCAATCAACCGCCTGATCTTCAACCGACACCTCGCCAGCAACCTGTGCCAAGCCATTAACAG ACACAGGAAGATGTTGGAAACTGTGGTGGATGTGGACCATGTACTAAAG GCACGTACTATCCGGGAGTTTGACGAGCGCTACACGTCGGTCATGTTTGGCTATAAGTCCTGTCTGGACTACTACCAAGAGGCCAGCCCAAACTACAAGCTTCCCAGGACAACAGTGCCCATTCTCTGCCTCAATGCGGCCGACGACCCCTTCTCCCCCAAACATG ctctccCGGTGGCCCTAGCCAAGCGCCTGCCTAACGTAGCGCTGTTGGTGACGTCCCACGGCGGACATATAGGCTACCTGGAGGGCCTTTACCCGCGTGGGGAGGGCTACATGGACCGCCTGTTCGGCCAGTTCATTCAGGCAGCCTTCGATCACCCTGGGGACCTGAAAGGGGCCTGCAGCATCAAGGAAGATCTTCTGGATTGA
- the LOC115189472 gene encoding protein ABHD1 isoform X1 — protein sequence MLLSHSDLWKVCLENIYRPCTVVLATITAALYYLWGREGQTPVLVCSDAFRVFLQRHCPVVAEPFSPTPWCWGGRLQTLVRVLIKSSPQVDYRNELIRTADGGQISLDWVDNGDSAAYPECYSRPTVLILPGLTGNSRQTYVLHAVSQATRRGYRCVVFNNRGFGGEELLTPVTFCAADTSDLERVVLHVRELFPQAPLLGTGVSLGGMLLLNYLARKGSDAGLVAGLTMSVSWDTLESCASLEQPINRLIFNRHLASNLCQAINRHRKMLETVVDVDHVLKARTIREFDERYTSVMFGYKSCLDYYQEASPNYKLPRTTVPILCLNAADDPFSPKHALPVALAKRLPNVALLVTSHGGHIGYLEGLYPRGEGYMDRLFGQFIQAAFDHPGDLKGACSIKEDLLD from the exons ATGCTGCTGTCTCACTCCGACCTATGGAAAGTGTGTTTGGAGAACATCTACAGACCCTGCACGGTGGTCCTCGCCACCATCACAGCTGCCCTGTACTACCTCTGGGGCCGTGAGGGCCAG aCACCGGTCCTGGTGTGTAGCGATGCATTCCGTGTGTTCCTACAGAGGCACTGTCCCGTGGTGGCTGAGCCCTTCAGCCCTACTCCCTGGTGCTGGGGCGGCCGGCTGCAGACACTGGTCAGAGTGCTCATCAAGTCCAGCCCCCAGGTCGACTACAGGAA TGAGTTGATCAGGACAGCTGACGGAGGTCAGATCTCTCTGGACTGGGTAGATAACGGGGACAGCGCTGCCTACCCAGAATGCTACTCTCGTCCCACAGTGCTCATCCTGCCGGGCCTCACAGGGAACAGTCGTCAGACCTACGTCCTCCACGCCGTCAGCCAAGCCACTCGCCGCGGATACAG ATGTGTGGTCTTCAACAATAGAGGGTTTGGAGGAGAAGAACTACTG aCCCCAGTGACCTTCTGTGCGGCGGACACCTCGGACCTGGAGCGGGTGGTCCTCCATGTCAGGGAACTCTTCCCACAAGCCCCTCTGCTGGGCACTGGCGTGTCTCTGGGAGG CATGCTCTTGTTGAACTACCTGGCTCGTAAGGGTAGTGATGCAGGGCTTGTTGCCGGCCTCACAATGTCTGTCAGCTGGGACACGCTGGAGTCCTGTGCCTCGCTGGAACAACCAATCAACCGCCTGATCTTCAACCGACACCTCGCCAGCAACCTGTGCCAAGCCATTAACAG ACACAGGAAGATGTTGGAAACTGTGGTGGATGTGGACCATGTACTAAAG GCACGTACTATCCGGGAGTTTGACGAGCGCTACACGTCGGTCATGTTTGGCTATAAGTCCTGTCTGGACTACTACCAAGAGGCCAGCCCAAACTACAAGCTTCCCAGGACAACAGTGCCCATTCTCTGCCTCAATGCGGCCGACGACCCCTTCTCCCCCAAACATG ctctccCGGTGGCCCTAGCCAAGCGCCTGCCTAACGTAGCGCTGTTGGTGACGTCCCACGGCGGACATATAGGCTACCTGGAGGGCCTTTACCCGCGTGGGGAGGGCTACATGGACCGCCTGTTCGGCCAGTTCATTCAGGCAGCCTTCGATCACCCTGGGGACCTGAAAGGGGCCTGCAGCATCAAGGAAGATCTTCTGGATTGA